A single region of the Tepidisphaeraceae bacterium genome encodes:
- the rpoB gene encoding DNA-directed RNA polymerase subunit beta, with amino-acid sequence MKVSEVRDFSKRGDALPIPNLIDVQIESYQRFLQKESASDKRKNEGLESLLREVFPIESYDGNLKLDYISYDLSEPRYTTDECRALRLTYGMPFRIQVRFTRKDKDEVMEDSIYLGEIPIMIGGGEFIINGAERVIVNQLHRSPGVDFLVEHQEGDRPLHGCRVIPERGSWIECSVTKKDALAVRIDQSSKIPATTFLRALDQKYSSTEAIIREFYTVETVKVQNLTAEAYAVGAIIDTESGEEITKPGAQVGEQLGKIQASSLKTVDVVMKVSDPLILNTIAEDTSTSHEDALMRIYARLRPGNPPQLEKAKTLFNEKFYDENRYRLGRVGRFRINRKFDQNVPETEMTLRAEDLVNSLKYMFKLRSGEGYIDDIDHLGNRRLRTIDELAAEEMRKGFLKLKRTVQERMSLKDPNELGRIAELVNSKSISSSIDFFFGRGELSQVVDQTNPLSQLTHERRLSALGPGGLNRKRAGFEVRDVHISHYGRICPIETPEGTNIGLIASLSIYADLDEYGFLITPYRVVENGHVNGKHKYLRADEEMKGILAPPDAVEKDGAIKKGLVLARVQGDLATVASKEIQYVDISPRQTVSVSAALIPFLEHDDANRALMGSNMQRQAVPLLRTDPPVVGTGLERPVAQNSGMVVRAERAGTVTYVDATRILVDNADEYVLRKFVGLNERTCQNQKPIIKKGQRVKRGQIIADGAAVHQGELALGRNVLVAFMTFDGYNFEDAIVINQRLVKEDIFTSIHIEEYDVEIRETKLGREEFTRDIPNVSERALANLDELGIVRVGTRVGPGAILVGKIAPKSKSELTPEEKLLHAIFGRAGEDVKNDSLEMPAGEEGVVIGTQRFSRRMHMTDDQKKQLKKEIDRYEKEMDARAIEIFKQMVSEINEVTGQQIIDPNTRQKVGASENAEVVLEQIETFATDWIKGTKEAKEQAVNTYGRFWPRVEAVRKEKVRRMEHMKRGDELPSGVLEMVKVYVATKRALSVGDKMAGRHGNKGVIARIVPEEDMPFMEDGTPVDILLNPLGVPSRMNVGQILETHLGWAAAVLGFQAITPVFDGGTEDEIHAAVEEANKTVKERRENRKKNREVMPNRELDVIMPYGGKAQLRDGRTGEPFEQRTTVGYIYMMKLHHLVDDKIHARATGPYSLITQQPLGGKARTGGQRFGEMEVWGLEAYGASYVLQELLTVKSDDVEGRTKIYESMVKGVNTLEAGTPVSFDVLCNEIRGLGLNIQLEKKKGAMEGQDEDLM; translated from the coding sequence ATGAAAGTCAGCGAAGTTCGCGATTTTTCCAAGCGGGGCGACGCGCTCCCCATCCCTAATCTCATCGACGTTCAGATCGAAAGCTATCAAAGATTTCTTCAGAAAGAATCTGCGTCCGATAAGCGCAAGAACGAGGGGCTGGAGAGCCTGCTGCGCGAGGTGTTCCCCATCGAGAGCTACGATGGGAACCTGAAGCTGGACTACATCAGCTACGACCTGTCGGAACCCCGCTACACCACCGACGAGTGCCGCGCCCTGCGCCTTACCTACGGCATGCCGTTCCGCATCCAGGTGCGCTTCACCCGTAAGGACAAGGACGAGGTGATGGAAGATTCCATCTACCTCGGCGAGATCCCGATCATGATCGGTGGTGGTGAGTTCATCATCAACGGCGCCGAGCGCGTGATCGTCAACCAGCTGCACCGCTCGCCCGGCGTCGACTTCCTCGTCGAACACCAGGAAGGCGACCGCCCGCTGCATGGGTGCCGCGTCATCCCCGAGCGCGGCTCGTGGATCGAATGCTCGGTCACCAAGAAGGACGCCCTGGCCGTCCGCATCGACCAGAGCAGCAAGATCCCCGCCACCACATTCCTGCGGGCGCTGGACCAGAAGTACAGCAGCACCGAAGCCATCATCCGCGAGTTCTACACGGTCGAGACCGTCAAGGTGCAGAACCTGACGGCCGAGGCGTACGCGGTCGGCGCGATCATCGACACCGAATCTGGTGAAGAGATCACCAAGCCCGGCGCGCAGGTCGGCGAGCAGCTCGGCAAGATTCAGGCGTCGTCGCTGAAGACGGTCGACGTGGTCATGAAGGTCAGCGACCCGCTGATCCTGAACACGATCGCCGAAGACACCAGCACGAGCCACGAAGACGCGCTGATGCGCATCTACGCCCGCCTGCGTCCCGGCAACCCGCCGCAGTTGGAGAAGGCCAAGACGCTGTTCAACGAGAAGTTCTACGACGAGAACCGCTACCGCCTGGGTCGCGTCGGTCGCTTCCGCATTAACCGCAAGTTCGACCAGAACGTGCCGGAAACGGAAATGACGCTTCGCGCCGAAGACCTCGTCAACAGCCTGAAGTACATGTTCAAGCTTCGTAGCGGCGAGGGCTACATCGACGATATCGACCACCTCGGCAATCGCCGGCTGCGCACGATCGACGAGTTGGCCGCCGAGGAAATGCGCAAGGGCTTCCTCAAGCTGAAGCGCACCGTCCAAGAGCGAATGAGCCTGAAGGACCCGAACGAGCTCGGCCGCATTGCCGAACTGGTCAACAGCAAGAGCATCAGCAGCTCGATCGACTTCTTCTTCGGTCGTGGCGAACTGTCGCAGGTCGTCGACCAGACGAACCCGCTCAGCCAGCTCACGCACGAACGCCGCCTGTCGGCCCTTGGGCCTGGTGGTTTGAACCGCAAGCGTGCGGGCTTCGAAGTGCGCGACGTGCACATTTCGCACTACGGCCGCATCTGCCCGATCGAGACGCCGGAAGGCACCAACATCGGTCTGATCGCCTCACTGTCGATCTACGCCGACCTGGACGAGTACGGCTTCCTCATCACGCCGTACCGCGTCGTGGAGAACGGCCACGTCAACGGCAAGCACAAGTACCTGCGTGCCGACGAGGAAATGAAGGGCATCCTGGCCCCGCCCGACGCCGTCGAGAAGGACGGCGCGATCAAGAAGGGCCTCGTGCTCGCCCGCGTGCAGGGCGACCTGGCGACCGTCGCCAGCAAGGAAATTCAGTACGTCGACATCAGCCCGCGCCAGACGGTCTCCGTCTCGGCGGCACTCATTCCGTTTCTGGAACACGACGACGCCAACCGTGCGTTGATGGGTTCGAACATGCAGCGCCAGGCGGTGCCGCTCCTGCGGACCGATCCGCCGGTCGTGGGCACGGGCCTGGAGCGTCCGGTGGCGCAGAACAGCGGCATGGTGGTTCGCGCTGAGCGCGCCGGCACGGTGACGTACGTCGACGCCACCCGCATCCTGGTCGACAACGCCGACGAGTACGTGCTGCGTAAGTTCGTCGGTCTGAACGAGCGCACGTGCCAGAACCAGAAGCCGATCATCAAGAAGGGCCAGCGCGTGAAGCGTGGCCAGATCATCGCCGACGGCGCTGCCGTGCATCAGGGTGAACTGGCCCTGGGCCGCAACGTGCTCGTCGCGTTCATGACGTTCGACGGCTACAACTTCGAAGACGCCATCGTCATCAACCAGCGCCTCGTGAAGGAGGACATCTTCACCTCGATCCACATCGAGGAGTACGACGTCGAAATTCGCGAGACCAAGCTGGGCCGTGAAGAGTTCACCCGCGACATTCCGAACGTCAGCGAGCGGGCCTTGGCCAACCTGGACGAGTTGGGCATCGTGCGCGTGGGAACGCGCGTCGGGCCGGGCGCGATCCTGGTCGGCAAGATTGCCCCCAAGAGCAAGAGCGAGCTGACGCCCGAAGAGAAGCTGCTGCATGCGATCTTCGGCCGGGCCGGTGAGGACGTGAAGAACGACTCGCTGGAAATGCCCGCCGGTGAGGAAGGCGTCGTCATCGGCACGCAGCGGTTCAGCCGCCGCATGCACATGACCGACGACCAGAAGAAGCAGCTGAAGAAGGAAATCGACCGGTACGAGAAGGAGATGGACGCCCGCGCCATCGAGATCTTCAAGCAGATGGTCAGCGAGATCAACGAGGTCACCGGCCAGCAGATCATCGACCCGAACACCCGCCAGAAGGTGGGCGCGTCGGAAAATGCCGAGGTCGTGCTGGAACAGATCGAGACCTTCGCGACCGACTGGATCAAGGGCACGAAGGAAGCGAAGGAGCAGGCCGTCAACACCTACGGTCGGTTCTGGCCCCGCGTCGAGGCCGTCCGCAAGGAAAAGGTCCGCCGCATGGAGCACATGAAGCGCGGCGACGAACTGCCGTCGGGCGTGCTCGAAATGGTGAAGGTCTACGTCGCCACCAAGCGCGCCCTGAGCGTCGGTGACAAGATGGCCGGCCGCCACGGGAACAAGGGCGTTATCGCCCGCATCGTGCCTGAGGAAGACATGCCGTTCATGGAGGACGGCACGCCGGTCGACATCCTGCTGAACCCGCTGGGCGTGCCGTCGCGCATGAACGTCGGTCAGATCCTCGAAACCCACCTCGGTTGGGCGGCGGCGGTCCTGGGCTTCCAGGCCATCACCCCCGTCTTCGATGGTGGCACCGAGGACGAGATCCACGCAGCGGTCGAAGAGGCCAACAAGACCGTCAAGGAACGCCGCGAGAACCGCAAGAAGAACCGCGAGGTCATGCCCAATCGCGAGCTGGACGTCATCATGCCCTACGGCGGCAAGGCGCAGCTCCGCGACGGTCGCACCGGCGAGCCGTTCGAGCAGCGGACCACGGTTGGCTACATCTATATGATGAAGCTCCACCACTTGGTCGACGACAAGATCCACGCCCGCGCCACGGGCCCGTACAGCCTCATCACCCAGCAGCCGCTGGGCGGCAAGGCCCGCACGGGTGGCCAGCGCTTCGGTGAGATGGAAGTCTGGGGTCTGGAAGCCTACGGCGCGTCGTACGTGCTGCAGGAACTGCTGACCGTGAAGTCGGACGACGTCGAGGGCCGCACGAAGATCTACGAGAGCATGGTTAAGGGCGTCAACACGCTCGAGGCCGGAACCCCCGTTTCCTTCGACGTGCTCTGTAACGAAATCCGCGGCCTTGGCCTGAACATCCAGCTCGAGAAGAAGAAGGGCGCGATGGAAGGCCAGGATGAGGATCTGATGTGA
- a CDS encoding family 16 glycoside hydrolase → MNMNHQSITKITIAAALALTSAAASTRLALAQDASAPSAAPNEASMVREPGVSMRVYQFEGRSGEIPLLVPNQTANVNVKRPNINFNNVDDFGGLSERFITEVSGFINITEPGEYTFRLNSDDGSTLAINGKVVVNHDGLHSSADPKTATTKLTKGEHPFVVRHFEMDGGEALVLRWKPPGAKEFEIVPPAVFTCPAGEVRVTSPGPKKVVTKQTRETRPGDARPLDAVHPSLNLSQARPDGFEPKVGGIDFLPDGRMVICTWDPTGGVYILDNVDQPDASKITVKRFAAGLAEPLGLRVVDGRVFVLQKQELTELIDHNKDDVADEYRSVANNWNVTDNFHEFAFGLAYKDGYFYANLAVAINPGGATTANQVKGRGTAIKIGMDGSVEMFATGLRTPNGIGLGPDGAVLVADNQGDWLPSSKLVHVQEGHFYNSHINPDHDNADRPPTPPIAWLPQNEIGNSPSEPVYVEQGPYAGQVLLGDVTHGGINRVFIEKIDGQWQGAALQFTQGLEGGVNRLHIGPKGDLYVGQIGSSGNWGQQGKKSFGLQRLAWNDKTAFEPLAVRAKTNGLQIDLTEPVADDVMLEPDAFIVQQWRYVPNEQYGGPKVGLDDIALASIGLSADRKTLFLPIPEMKPGHVVYVRLDPQLKSASGKTLWVTEAWYTLNAIPKNATMEVPPAPPANQLTDAEKSAGWRLLFDGQSTDAWRGYRKEAMPSGWTVEDGALARVGGGGDIITKESFKDFELSLDWKVSQGGNSGIFYRVSEDLPIGYLTGPEMQVLDNERHPDGRNALTSAGSAYAMFAPTTDVTRPAGRWNRARLVVKGNHVEHWLNGEKIVEYELNSPDWEAAWAGSKFKDQKRYGREKEGHLVLQDHGDWVAYRNIKIRALK, encoded by the coding sequence ATGAACATGAACCACCAGAGCATCACGAAGATCACAATCGCGGCCGCGTTGGCGTTGACGAGCGCTGCGGCATCGACTCGACTCGCGTTGGCGCAAGACGCATCTGCTCCCTCGGCGGCGCCGAACGAGGCGTCGATGGTGCGCGAGCCGGGCGTCTCCATGCGCGTCTACCAGTTCGAGGGACGCAGCGGTGAGATTCCGCTGCTCGTGCCGAACCAGACCGCCAACGTCAACGTGAAGCGGCCGAACATCAACTTCAATAACGTCGACGACTTCGGCGGGCTTTCCGAGCGGTTCATCACTGAGGTGAGTGGGTTTATCAACATCACCGAGCCGGGCGAGTACACGTTTCGCCTGAACAGTGACGACGGTTCGACGCTGGCCATTAACGGCAAGGTCGTCGTCAACCACGACGGTTTGCACAGCAGCGCCGACCCGAAGACCGCCACGACCAAGCTGACCAAGGGCGAGCATCCGTTCGTCGTGCGTCACTTCGAAATGGATGGCGGCGAGGCGCTCGTGTTGCGGTGGAAGCCGCCGGGCGCGAAGGAGTTTGAGATCGTCCCACCGGCCGTGTTCACCTGTCCTGCGGGCGAGGTGCGGGTGACCAGCCCGGGGCCGAAGAAGGTCGTGACGAAGCAGACGCGCGAGACGCGCCCGGGTGACGCTAGGCCACTGGATGCCGTGCATCCGTCGCTCAACCTGTCGCAGGCCCGGCCGGACGGGTTTGAGCCCAAGGTGGGTGGCATCGACTTCCTGCCCGATGGCCGGATGGTCATCTGCACGTGGGACCCGACGGGCGGCGTGTACATCCTGGACAATGTCGACCAACCGGATGCGTCGAAGATCACCGTGAAACGGTTCGCGGCGGGCCTGGCGGAGCCGCTCGGGCTGCGCGTGGTAGACGGGCGCGTGTTCGTGCTGCAGAAGCAAGAGCTGACCGAGCTGATCGACCACAACAAGGACGACGTCGCCGACGAGTACCGCAGCGTGGCGAACAACTGGAACGTGACCGACAACTTCCACGAGTTCGCGTTCGGGCTGGCCTATAAGGACGGCTACTTCTACGCGAACCTCGCCGTCGCGATTAATCCCGGCGGCGCGACGACCGCGAATCAGGTGAAGGGCCGTGGCACGGCGATCAAGATCGGCATGGACGGCAGCGTGGAAATGTTCGCGACCGGTCTGCGCACGCCGAACGGCATCGGCCTTGGACCGGACGGCGCAGTTCTGGTGGCCGACAATCAAGGCGACTGGTTGCCGTCGTCGAAGCTGGTGCACGTGCAGGAAGGGCATTTCTACAACTCGCACATCAACCCGGATCACGACAACGCCGATCGCCCACCGACGCCACCCATCGCGTGGCTGCCGCAGAACGAGATCGGCAATTCACCGAGCGAGCCGGTCTACGTGGAGCAGGGCCCGTACGCCGGGCAGGTGCTGTTGGGTGACGTAACGCATGGCGGCATCAACCGCGTCTTCATCGAGAAGATTGACGGCCAGTGGCAGGGGGCGGCGCTGCAGTTCACCCAGGGGCTGGAAGGAGGCGTAAATCGGCTGCATATCGGGCCGAAGGGTGACCTGTACGTAGGTCAGATCGGCTCGAGCGGTAACTGGGGCCAGCAGGGGAAGAAGAGCTTCGGCCTGCAACGGCTGGCGTGGAACGACAAGACCGCCTTTGAACCCTTGGCGGTGCGGGCGAAGACGAACGGCCTGCAGATCGACCTGACCGAACCCGTCGCCGACGATGTCATGCTTGAGCCTGATGCGTTCATCGTCCAGCAATGGCGCTACGTGCCTAACGAACAGTACGGCGGACCAAAGGTGGGCTTGGACGACATCGCCCTGGCCTCGATAGGCCTCTCCGCCGACCGCAAGACGCTGTTCCTGCCCATCCCCGAGATGAAGCCGGGGCATGTGGTCTACGTACGGCTCGACCCACAGTTGAAGTCGGCATCCGGCAAGACGCTGTGGGTGACCGAGGCGTGGTACACGCTGAACGCGATCCCCAAGAACGCCACGATGGAGGTGCCACCGGCGCCGCCCGCCAATCAGCTCACCGACGCCGAAAAGTCCGCGGGCTGGCGGTTGCTGTTCGATGGTCAGTCGACCGACGCGTGGCGCGGCTACCGAAAGGAAGCGATGCCCTCGGGGTGGACGGTCGAGGACGGTGCCTTGGCTCGTGTAGGCGGTGGGGGGGATATCATTACGAAAGAATCGTTCAAGGACTTCGAGCTTTCGCTGGACTGGAAGGTCAGCCAAGGTGGTAACAGCGGCATCTTTTACCGGGTGAGCGAAGACCTGCCGATCGGGTACCTGACCGGTCCCGAGATGCAGGTGCTGGACAACGAGCGCCACCCCGATGGCCGCAACGCGCTCACCTCCGCGGGCTCCGCGTACGCGATGTTCGCCCCAACCACCGACGTCACCCGGCCCGCCGGTCGCTGGAACCGGGCTCGGCTGGTGGTGAAGGGGAACCACGTCGAACATTGGCTAAATGGCGAGAAAATAGTCGAATACGAGCTAAACAGCCCGGATTGGGAGGCTGCTTGGGCCGGCAGCAAGTTCAAGGACCAAAAACGCTACGGCCGCGAGAAGGAGGGGCATCTGGTCCTCCAAGATCACGGCGACTGGGTAGCGTATCGCAATATCAAGATAAGGGCGTTGAAGTAG
- a CDS encoding DUF6797 domain-containing protein — MAVTPATGPVAAKVAPAPTTRPRDPWVFRSVLNKKPRMLTVALADPLWLAYDTQTCTLVKAWSGGVKFTGGVYDTRHGPQPQSQGETYFDQAAQGWSIVRDGRPQPIRPAYRGYTQRDGGVTLNYTVDLGDAGKVEVQEQPEIATSDGPATRLQRAFTIKGLPQGARLLLQLPQAGDVTIPEAAAGDSGNPAQAELETAGEQRMLAFDRDGTTTLVTELKAAK; from the coding sequence GTGGCAGTGACGCCCGCCACCGGCCCGGTAGCGGCGAAAGTCGCGCCGGCCCCGACGACCCGGCCGCGCGACCCGTGGGTGTTCCGCTCCGTGCTGAACAAGAAGCCGCGCATGTTGACGGTCGCACTGGCCGATCCGCTTTGGCTCGCTTACGACACGCAGACCTGCACGCTGGTGAAGGCGTGGTCGGGCGGTGTGAAGTTCACCGGCGGCGTGTACGACACGCGCCACGGTCCTCAACCGCAATCGCAGGGCGAGACGTACTTCGATCAAGCCGCGCAAGGCTGGTCGATCGTGCGCGATGGAAGACCGCAACCGATCCGCCCAGCCTATCGTGGCTATACGCAACGCGACGGTGGCGTCACCCTCAATTACACGGTCGACCTCGGCGACGCCGGGAAGGTTGAAGTGCAGGAGCAGCCCGAGATCGCAACGTCGGATGGACCCGCGACTCGCTTGCAGCGAGCGTTCACCATCAAGGGACTGCCGCAGGGCGCGCGCCTGCTGCTACAACTGCCGCAGGCGGGTGACGTCACGATCCCGGAGGCCGCCGCAGGTGATTCCGGCAATCCCGCTCAGGCCGAACTGGAAACGGCCGGCGAACAGCGCATGCTCGCGTTCGACCGCGACGGCACGACCACCCTGGTTACCGAACTGAAGGCAGCCAAGTAA
- a CDS encoding Ppx/GppA phosphatase family protein yields MTDLPPRPSTVPAKRGSRETPLAPDDVRLAAIDVGSNSLHMIVCRIDASGGMTLLSRSRELVGLGRMSFPSKRLSKVAMDRAKITLARFVSEAKRLQCEKIIAVATSAVREATNGGEFIEQVRRELKLHVRVVSAREEARLIFLGVRHGLDLSGGPHMILDIGGGSVEFIVASGDKALLLESRKLGAARMTAKFVKSDPVDPKELAALLAHYDRELTPLAAEIARHKPVSFIATSGAVENLSTMCAALAPKDPAGVLRCATLGALVDELIKSKSEDRATMQGLDDKRRDQILAAAVLVREVCKRLNVEQFTTCKSALREGILVDYLAKHRPEFEVRRKVPNPRRRAVLDLAIRCHWHREHADQVARLTCSLFDQLRPLHGMGNEERELIAYGATLHDIGALISRKAHHKHSMYLIMNGDLDPFEENEVRTIANIARYHRKSPPSRDDAEFMALPKRYQQTVRVGAALLRIADGLDRTNCSVVNEVVCRTRPDRVDILVESRSDAEMEIWSASSRAEMFEEVFGRPAVIRQA; encoded by the coding sequence ATGACCGACCTTCCCCCACGCCCGTCCACCGTCCCGGCCAAGCGCGGTTCCCGCGAGACACCCCTGGCGCCCGACGACGTCCGGCTGGCGGCGATCGACGTGGGATCGAACAGCCTGCACATGATCGTCTGCCGCATCGACGCCAGTGGCGGCATGACGCTGCTGTCGCGCTCGCGCGAGCTGGTGGGGCTGGGGCGCATGTCGTTCCCGTCCAAGCGCCTGTCGAAGGTGGCGATGGACCGCGCCAAAATCACGCTGGCGCGATTCGTTAGCGAGGCCAAGCGCCTCCAATGCGAGAAGATCATCGCCGTCGCCACCAGCGCCGTGCGCGAGGCAACCAACGGCGGCGAGTTCATCGAGCAGGTCCGCCGGGAACTGAAACTGCACGTGCGCGTGGTCTCGGCGCGCGAGGAAGCCCGGCTGATCTTCCTGGGCGTGCGGCACGGGCTCGACCTCAGCGGTGGCCCGCACATGATCCTGGACATCGGCGGTGGCAGCGTCGAGTTCATCGTGGCGTCCGGCGACAAGGCGCTGCTGCTGGAAAGCCGCAAGCTGGGCGCCGCCCGCATGACGGCCAAGTTCGTGAAGTCCGACCCGGTCGATCCGAAGGAACTCGCTGCGCTCTTGGCCCATTACGACCGCGAGCTGACCCCGTTGGCCGCCGAGATCGCGCGGCACAAGCCGGTGAGCTTCATCGCCACCAGTGGCGCGGTCGAAAATCTGTCCACGATGTGCGCCGCGCTCGCGCCGAAGGACCCGGCTGGGGTGTTGCGCTGCGCGACGCTGGGAGCGCTCGTCGACGAGTTAATCAAGAGCAAGTCCGAAGACCGCGCCACGATGCAGGGCCTGGACGACAAGCGGCGCGACCAGATCCTGGCGGCGGCGGTGCTGGTGCGCGAGGTGTGCAAGCGGTTGAACGTCGAGCAGTTCACCACATGCAAGTCGGCGCTGCGCGAGGGCATCCTGGTCGATTACCTGGCCAAGCATCGTCCGGAGTTCGAGGTGCGCCGGAAGGTGCCCAACCCGCGCCGCCGGGCCGTGCTGGATCTGGCGATTCGGTGCCACTGGCACCGCGAGCACGCCGATCAGGTGGCACGGCTGACGTGCAGCCTGTTCGACCAGCTACGCCCGCTGCACGGCATGGGCAACGAGGAGCGTGAGTTGATCGCCTACGGCGCCACGCTGCACGACATCGGTGCGCTCATCAGCCGCAAGGCCCACCACAAGCACAGCATGTACCTCATCATGAACGGCGACCTCGACCCGTTCGAGGAGAACGAGGTGCGGACGATCGCGAACATCGCGCGCTACCACCGCAAGTCGCCCCCCAGCCGCGACGACGCCGAGTTCATGGCATTGCCGAAGCGCTACCAGCAGACGGTGCGTGTGGGCGCGGCGCTGCTGCGCATCGCCGATGGGTTGGATCGCACGAACTGCTCGGTGGTGAACGAGGTCGTCTGCCGCACGCGCCCGGACCGGGTTGATATCCTGGTCGAAAGCCGCAGCGACGCCGAGATGGAAATCTGGTCGGCCTCGTCGCGCGCCGAAATGTTCGAAGAGGTTTTCGGTCGGCCCGCGGTCATCCGGCAGGCGTAG
- the ppk1 gene encoding polyphosphate kinase 1: protein MSSYEQPDPAVAEPSADLPPNSYLNRDLSWLAFNYRVLQEAVDARNPLLERVRFLGIFGTNLDEFFMKRVGLLLRLRESTPLSPTFEGLMPERQLRLVREEIEKLLLQQRDCFENLLRPALAENNIHLLGWDDLSPEDREEADTYFRSNVFPILTPLAVDPGHPFPFISNLSVSLAVVLQHPDRPEHVFARVKIPEMLPNWIRLRNAGSSSGGQFRFFSLYDLIRNNLNHLFRDMVIVDATLFRITRSAAAENLEDEDPEDLRESVQQELHLRRFAPVVRMEHDADVNTEVLALLMSELDLQASDVYAVPLALRFVDLSPVVDLKLAKLTFAPWSPCLPSALTDNDADFFSLMRKGDMLVHHPYESFSASVERFVSDAADDPKVLAIKMTLYRTGDESPFIRTLIRAAESGKQVVCLVELKARFDEQRNIMLTRALEKAGVHVVYGVVGLKTHSKVTLIVRNEPDGLRSYAHIATGNYHAQTARLYTDLGLFTASPEVTGDLIELFNFLTGRSVKRDYKKLLIAPTNMRRQFLELIDREIAHAAAGRPARVIAKMNSLEDRKIIARLIAASQAGVDIDLIIRGLCCLAPGVPGLTDRIRVISVIGRFLEHSRIFYFQNGQTDPLAGDFYMGSTDWMSRNLNNRVEVVVPVSSRPLREQMWELLQICLNDQRQVWDMQPDGRYVQRKPATPDAPGTHQIMMDLTRNRCGVAGAKK from the coding sequence ATGTCGTCCTACGAACAGCCCGACCCCGCGGTGGCCGAGCCAAGCGCTGACCTGCCGCCCAACTCGTACCTGAACCGCGACTTAAGCTGGCTCGCGTTCAACTATCGCGTGTTGCAGGAAGCGGTCGACGCGCGCAACCCACTGCTGGAACGCGTGCGGTTTCTCGGCATCTTCGGGACAAATCTCGATGAGTTCTTCATGAAGCGCGTCGGCCTGCTGTTGCGCCTGCGCGAGTCGACTCCGCTGTCGCCCACGTTCGAAGGCCTGATGCCCGAGCGGCAGTTGCGGCTGGTGCGCGAGGAGATCGAAAAGCTGCTGCTGCAACAGCGCGACTGCTTCGAAAACCTGCTGCGCCCCGCACTGGCAGAGAACAACATTCACCTGTTGGGCTGGGACGATTTGTCGCCGGAGGATCGCGAGGAGGCCGACACTTATTTCCGCTCGAACGTCTTCCCGATCCTTACGCCGTTGGCGGTCGACCCCGGACACCCGTTCCCGTTCATCTCGAATTTGTCCGTCTCGCTGGCGGTGGTGCTGCAGCACCCCGATCGGCCGGAGCACGTCTTTGCGCGCGTGAAGATCCCCGAGATGCTGCCGAACTGGATTCGCCTGCGCAACGCCGGCAGCAGCAGCGGTGGGCAGTTCCGGTTCTTCAGCCTGTACGATTTGATTCGCAACAACCTCAACCACCTGTTCCGCGACATGGTGATCGTGGACGCCACGCTCTTCCGCATCACCCGCAGCGCGGCAGCCGAGAATTTGGAAGATGAGGATCCGGAAGATCTGCGGGAGTCGGTTCAGCAGGAACTGCACTTGCGCCGGTTCGCGCCCGTGGTGCGCATGGAGCACGATGCGGACGTGAACACCGAGGTGCTCGCGTTACTCATGAGCGAACTGGACCTGCAGGCGAGCGACGTCTACGCGGTGCCGCTGGCGCTGCGGTTCGTCGATTTGTCGCCGGTGGTGGACCTGAAGCTGGCGAAGCTGACGTTCGCGCCGTGGTCGCCCTGCTTGCCGTCGGCGTTGACCGACAACGATGCCGACTTCTTCAGCCTGATGCGCAAGGGCGACATGCTGGTGCATCACCCGTACGAGAGCTTCAGCGCCAGCGTCGAACGCTTCGTCAGCGATGCCGCCGACGATCCGAAGGTGCTGGCGATCAAGATGACGCTCTACCGCACCGGCGACGAGAGCCCGTTCATCCGCACGCTGATTCGGGCGGCCGAATCGGGCAAGCAGGTCGTTTGCCTGGTCGAACTGAAGGCCCGCTTCGACGAGCAGCGCAACATCATGCTTACGCGCGCGCTGGAAAAGGCCGGCGTGCACGTCGTGTACGGTGTGGTCGGCCTGAAGACCCACTCGAAGGTGACGCTGATCGTCCGCAACGAGCCCGACGGCCTGCGGTCGTACGCCCACATCGCCACCGGCAACTATCACGCGCAGACGGCCCGACTGTACACCGATCTGGGCCTGTTCACCGCATCCCCCGAGGTCACCGGCGACCTGATCGAGCTGTTCAACTTCCTGACTGGCCGATCGGTGAAGCGCGACTACAAGAAGCTGCTGATCGCCCCCACCAACATGCGGCGTCAGTTCCTGGAACTCATCGACCGAGAGATCGCCCACGCCGCCGCGGGGCGACCGGCGCGGGTAATCGCGAAGATGAACAGCCTGGAGGATCGCAAGATCATCGCGCGGCTGATCGCCGCGTCGCAGGCGGGCGTCGACATCGACCTGATCATCCGCGGGCTCTGTTGTCTGGCGCCGGGCGTGCCGGGGCTGACCGACCGCATTCGCGTCATCTCCGTGATCGGCCGGTTCCTTGAACATTCGCGCATCTTCTACTTCCAAAACGGGCAAACCGACCCGCTGGCCGGCGACTTCTACATGGGGTCGACGGACTGGATGAGCCGCAACCTGAACAACCGCGTTGAAGTGGTCGTGCCGGTCAGTTCGCGGCCGCTGCGCGAGCAGATGTGGGAACTGCTGCAGATCTGCCTGAACGACCAGCGGCAAGTCTGGGACATGCAACCCGACGGCCGCTACGTCCAACGCAAGCCCGCCACGCCCGACGCGCCCGGCACGCACCAGATCATGATGGACCTGACCCGCAACCGCTGCGGCGTCGCGGGGGCGAAGAAGTAG